The following is a genomic window from Actinomycetota bacterium.
GGCAAGCTCAAGCTGGGCACCACCCGCCGGGGCATCGGCCCGGCCTACGCCGACAAGGCCAGCCGCATCGGCATCCGGGTCCAGGACCTCTCGGACCGCAAGATCTTCGCCGAGAAGCTCAGCCTGGCCCTGCGGGAGAAGAACCTGGTGCTCACCAAGATCTTCGGCCGCCTGCCGATGAAGGAGGACGAGATCCTCGAGGAGTACCTGGGCTACGCCGAGCGCCTGAAGCCCCACATCACCGACACGGTCGCCGAGGTGCACGCCGCCCTCGACGCCGGGCTCAACGTGCTGTTCGAGGGCGCCCAGGGGACGCTGCTCGACCTCGACCACGGGACCTATCCCTTCGTCACCTCGTCGAACCCGGTCGCCGGCGGGGTGTGCGCCGGGGCGGGGATCGGCCCCCTCGCCATTGACCGCATCATCGGCGTGACCAAGGCGTACATCACCCGGGTGGGCGAAGGCCCCTTCCCGAGCGAGGACCACGGCCCCGACGGTGAGCTCCTGGTGGATCGGGGGGTCGAGTACGGCGCCACCACCGGGCGCAAGCGCCGCTGCGGCTGGTACGACGCGGTGATTGCCCGTTACGCCGCCCGGCTCAACTCGCTGACCGAGGTCTTCCTCACCAAGCTCGACGTCCTCTCCGCCTTCGACCGCATCCCGATCTGCGTCGGCTACGAGTACGAGGGCACCACCTACCACTCCTTCCCGCCCCACCAGACGATCTTCCACAAGGCGGTGCCGGTCTACGAGTACGCCCCCGGGTGGAAGAACGAGATCGGGGACGTCAGGACCTTCGCCGACCTTCCCGCCGAGGCCCGGGCCTACGTCGAGCGCCTCGAGGAGCTGGGCCAGGTCCCGATCACCCAGATCTCCGTCGGCCCCGAGGCCACCGAGACGATCTCCCGGCTGAGCCCGGCGCCGTCCGCCGTCCCGGCGTGAGGGTCCTGCTCGTCGGCGGCGGGGGCCGGGAACACGCCCTCGCCTGGAGCCTTGCCCGCAGCCCGCTGGTCGACTCGCTGTTCTGCGCCCCCGGGAACCCGGGCATCGCCGGCATGGCCGACGTGTTCAACATCGGCGTCGGGGACCTCGAGGGCCTGGTGGGCCTGGCGACCTCGGCGGCGGTCGATCTCGTGGTGGTCGGCCCCGAGGCCCCCCTGGTCGCCGGGCTGGCCGATACCCTGCGGGCCGAGGGGATCCGGGTGTTCGGTCCCGGGGCGGCGGGTGCCCGCCTGGAGGGGTCGAAGGCGTGGGCGAAGGCCCTGATGGCGGCCGCACGCATCCCGACGGCGGCCGCCTCCTCGTTCACCCGTCCGCCCGAAGCGGTCAGCTTCGCCCGGGGGCTGCTGGAGCGCAGCGGCGGCGTGGTGGTCAAGGCCGACGGCCTGGCCGCCGGGAAGGGCGTCACGGTGTGCGAGGACCTCTTCACCGCCTCGGAGGCCATCTCCGACGCCCTCGAGCGGGGCGTCTTCGGCGACGCCGGTGCCTCGGTGCTGATCGAGGAGCGGCTGGACGGCGTGGAGCTGTCGGTCCTGGCGTTCTGCGACGGGCGCACCATCCTCCCGATGGAGGCGGCGCAGGACTTCAAGCGGGCGCACGACGGCGACACGGGGCCGAACACCGGGGGCATGGGGTCGCACTCGCCGGTGCCGGCCTGCACGCCGGCGGTGGCCTCGGCGGTGGCCGCCGGGATCCTCGAGCCCGTGGTGGCCGCCCTCGCCCATCCCGGGCACGGCGCCGGCGAGCCCTACGTCGGCATGATCTACGCCGGGATCATGCTGACCGGCGACGGCCCGAAGGTCCTCGAGTTCAACTGCCGCTTCGGCGACCCCGAGACCCAGGCCCTCCTGCCCCGGCTGGAGACCGACCTGCTGGAGCCCATCCTGGCGTGCACCGAGGGCACCCTCGATGCGGTGACCCTGCACTGGAGGCCGGAGACCTGCGTCGCGGTCGTGGCGGCCTCCGAGGGCTACCCGGGCCCGGTGCGGGGCGGCTGCCCCATCGAGGGGTTGGCGGAAGCCAGCGCGGTCACCGGGCTGCCCGTGTTCCAGGCCGGCACCACCCGCACGCCGGCCGGCGAGCTGGTCACCAACGGCGGCCGCGTGCTTGCGGTGGCGGCGCTGGGGAAAGATTCGGAGATCGCATGCCACCGGGCATACGATGGCATGGCGCACGTCAGGTTTGAGGGGATGTGGTACCGGTCGGACATCGGCCGGTGCGGGGAGAGGGGGCCCGGAGCCCCCCCATTGGGAGAGACGGGAGAGCAATGACAGACGGGGAGGACGGCGACGTCCTGGTTGGCATCGTGATGGGCAGCTTCTCCGACCAGCCGAAGATGCAGGCGGCCAACGTGATCCTGGAACGCTTCGGCGT
Proteins encoded in this region:
- the purD gene encoding phosphoribosylamine--glycine ligase: MRVLLVGGGGREHALAWSLARSPLVDSLFCAPGNPGIAGMADVFNIGVGDLEGLVGLATSAAVDLVVVGPEAPLVAGLADTLRAEGIRVFGPGAAGARLEGSKAWAKALMAAARIPTAAASSFTRPPEAVSFARGLLERSGGVVVKADGLAAGKGVTVCEDLFTASEAISDALERGVFGDAGASVLIEERLDGVELSVLAFCDGRTILPMEAAQDFKRAHDGDTGPNTGGMGSHSPVPACTPAVASAVAAGILEPVVAALAHPGHGAGEPYVGMIYAGIMLTGDGPKVLEFNCRFGDPETQALLPRLETDLLEPILACTEGTLDAVTLHWRPETCVAVVAASEGYPGPVRGGCPIEGLAEASAVTGLPVFQAGTTRTPAGELVTNGGRVLAVAALGKDSEIACHRAYDGMAHVRFEGMWYRSDIGRCGERGPGAPPLGETGEQ
- a CDS encoding adenylosuccinate synthase, whose protein sequence is MPGIVLLGTQWGDEGKGKVTHLMADRMNMVVRYQGGNNAGHTVIVGSETFKLHLLPAGVLYSHITPVIGPGVVIDPSVLVGEMDALTARGISSEKVRISGSAHLIMPYHRELDRLTERRLGKLKLGTTRRGIGPAYADKASRIGIRVQDLSDRKIFAEKLSLALREKNLVLTKIFGRLPMKEDEILEEYLGYAERLKPHITDTVAEVHAALDAGLNVLFEGAQGTLLDLDHGTYPFVTSSNPVAGGVCAGAGIGPLAIDRIIGVTKAYITRVGEGPFPSEDHGPDGELLVDRGVEYGATTGRKRRCGWYDAVIARYAARLNSLTEVFLTKLDVLSAFDRIPICVGYEYEGTTYHSFPPHQTIFHKAVPVYEYAPGWKNEIGDVRTFADLPAEARAYVERLEELGQVPITQISVGPEATETISRLSPAPSAVPA